CTTGATGTGCTGGGAGacctccaggagctccatctcggTGGGCATGTAGCCCAGCGTTCGCAGGCACTCCCCCAGCTCCCGGTAGCCGATGTAGCCGTCCCGGTCGGTGTCGAACTCCTCGAAGGCGGCCTGCAGCTCTGCGGGGAGGGGCcgtcagcctggctcaggggCGCCACCCCCCCGGCTCCTCCCCGCAGCAGTGAGAGCCACTCACCATCCATCTCTGCCGGGCCCAGCTCACGGTCCTGCGGGGGAGAGTCCAGCACGTGTCCGTCCTCCTCCTCTGTCCCACCCCACCAGGAAGAGAGGCCCCCCCTTTGCGTTCCAGGGGCTCGAACTCCCACTGGGCCTGGGAGTCCCAGCTTTGCGCATGCCCAAGCCGCCTGGAGACCCCAAAGGCTGAGGCCTCGCGCCGTCAGCCCGGGTGCTCAGGGCCAGGGTGGGctgagcctgggggctggggtctccacccccactcccagcccccagcccctctgaccTTCCCGAAAACCCGGTTGAGCAGGGGCCCGTAGGTCCTCTGAGCGGCGTCGCTGTGGACGGGGCGGTGCCGGTGGGACCGTCGCCgagagcccagcccaggggccaCTCCGGACGGCGCGCCCGGCCCCTCTGGGGTCTTGCTGCTCCCAGGGGCCGAGGGGCCCTGCGCAGACGGCTGCTCCTGGGAGCTGCCTGTGCTCCTGCGGGACCCCCGGTGTTCCCTCTCCTTCTTGCTCCTCCTCCTGGCTGAGGGGGGTGTCCCAgcatggctggcaggggtcccGGTCTCCATGgagggctgctgggggc
This window of the Lepus europaeus isolate LE1 chromosome 7, mLepTim1.pri, whole genome shotgun sequence genome carries:
- the LOC133762796 gene encoding calcium-binding protein 4-like isoform X1 is translated as MAAEQVRGRQGPEPAPSPQQPSMETGTPASHAGTPPSARRRSKKEREHRGSRRSTGSSQEQPSAQGPSAPGSSKTPEGPGAPSGVAPGLGSRRRSHRHRPVHSDAAQRTYGPLLNRVFGKDRELGPAEMDELQAAFEEFDTDRDGYIGYRELGECLRTLGYMPTEMELLEVSQHIKMRMGGRVDFEEFVELIGPKLREETAHMLGVRELRIAFREFDRDRDGRITVAELRQAAPALLGEPLDSAELQEMLREVDLNGDGTVDFDEFVMMLFSP